Part of the Imperialibacter roseus genome, ACAATGAAAAAATCATTCATACAATTTACAGCCGCAGCCCTGCTGTTTGCCGTCGCCATAAGCAGCTGCGAATCACCCTCGTCGAGAGCAGAAAAGGTGGAAGAGGCAAAAGAAGACCTGACCCAGGCGAAAAAGGATTTGGACAAGGCCACCAAAGAATACCTGGCCGATGTAGAAAAATACAGGGCGGACGCTGCCGCAAAAGTGACCGCCAATGAGAAAAGCATTGCCGGGTTCAAAGCCAGAATTGCCACGGAGAAGGAGGAAGTGAGGGCCGACTATGAAAAGAAGATCGATGCACTCGAAGAAAAAAACAGCGATATGAAAAAGGCCATGGACGACTACAAAATAGAAGGAAAGGAAAAATGGGAGTCATTCAAAACTGAATTCAGCCGCGACATGGACGAGCTGGGCAAAGCTTTCAGGGATTTAACAGTGAAAAATGTCAAATAGCAAAGACGCCACGCCCATCCATTTCGGACTACTGATCACACACTCAACCAATATGTATACATCATGAAAAAACTAATTGTGCTGGCCATTTTGCTTGGCTTCATGCAACTCGAAAGCAGGGCTCAGGAGAGCTTTGGAAACACCCTGAATCTTGGCCTGGGTGTGGGCGGCTATTCCGGCTACTATGGCTACATTGGCCAGTCGCTGCCGGTGCTTAGTCTCAACTACGAATTTGACGTGGCGCCGAACTTTACGCTTGCTCCCTTTGCCAGCTTTTACACCTATTCGAACAGGTACTATTGGGGAAATAACAACACACCATCACGCTACTACAAATACAGGGAAACAGTGATTCCTCTAGGCGTAAAAGGCACCTACTATTTTGATCAGCTTTTTAATGCCACCCCCGCCTGGGACTTCTACGCTGCCGGCTCACTGGGCTTTGCTATCGTTAAGTCCCGATGGGACGACGGCTACCAGGGAGATACAAACATTTACAAGGGAGGGAGCTCTTTGTTCCTCGATGTCCATCTGGGCCTCGAATATCATATCAACAAAAAGGTTGGAGTCTTCCTTGATCTTTCAAGCGGTGTTTCCACCCTCGGTCTGGCCATTCACTAAACAATAAATCAAATAAGTCATGGGAAATCTTCTTTACATCATCGCCGTCATCTTACTAATTGCCTGGGCTGTTGGCTACATCGGCTATAGCACAGGCGGTATCATACACGTGCTGCTTGTGATTGCACTTATCGCCGTCATTTTTAGGGTAATACGAGGCCGGGGTATTTAGGCTAACCTACCAGGTTCTCCCTCCTGTTACGATGACGTTCAAATAAAAATGCTACCTTATTCGGTAGCATTTTTTGTGTCGTTCATTCCTGTCGGAGTTTATCCTGGAAAAACAAAATTGCTTCAATGCGTCTCGCCGGGCCGGTTTACGCCTGAACCTTTTGCTTTTCCATGATACCGGTCATCAGCCCAGCGCCGACAGCTGATCAGGTAATGTCCGTCAAGACCCCTTCTCCTCAGCCATTGCCTTCTTTTCAGCCTTCTCTCTCTTCTTGAAAAATCCTCTGAGCAGAAAGTTGTGCTGGGCAGCCTCCAGATCTTCGTCTAGCTTGAAGGAGCTGCTTTCCAGGTTCTTCATCGTCTCTTTCAAATGCGCACCCGCAGCCTCGTCGTGAAGCAATACTCCCACCGGGCTTTTCGGGTTGCTGCTGGCTTCCCTGAGGTTGGTCATGAACACTACGGCAGTGTCGGTCACCTGCTTCAGCCCCGCCACCGACGACCTGAGTGAATTAATAATAACTGTGTCGGTTGTTAGCTCATGCGCCAGCGTACCTTCCTTGTTTAGGTTAGCTCCAAACTGATTCATTGTGTTGGTCAGCTTTTGCGCATTGGTGGCCGCCTGCTTCAGCGCCAGTACTGTAGCGTTCAGGTTGTCGTAGAGAGCGGTTTCACCGAGCAGCTTTCCAATGCTACCTTGTCCATCGGCCAGGGCCTTGCTCATGGCCTTGAAGTCGGAGGTAATGGCCAGCACGTTTTTGTTGTTCTCCTGCAGCATGTTGATCATGTCTTCAGAGGAAAAGGTCTTTTCTACCTGCAAAGTATCTCCTTCCTGCACCTCTCCCACCCGCTGTGTGCCTCCGTAAATCACCAGTATTTTGTTGCCGATGAGGCCATCTGTGCTGATCTTAATCATGGCGTCTTTGCGGATGTATTCCTGCGCTTTCACTTCAAGGTTTACGACGACCTCCACCTGCGACTTTCCGAAAAAACGCAGGTTGCTTACAGTGCCCACTTTCACGCCCGAAAACCACACATTATTGCCATTTTGAAGGCCGTTGACATCGTCGAAAAAGGTAACGATTTTCATTTTCTTCTTAAAGGTACCATGCAGGTTTCCCACCATCAGAATGCCGGTGATGAGAAAAGCGAGCCCTAGGAAAACAAAAAGCCCTACTATTACTGCACGTTTGTTGGATGTGTCGCTCATGATTTAACTGATAAAATTGTAATTGTAAAAACTCCTGATCTGCTCATCGTCCGAGTCAAATACCTCTTCGAATTTGCCAACTTTGGAAAACTTCCCATCGAGCAACATGGCTACTCTGTGTGAGGTATTTTTAGCACAGGTAAGATCATGCGTAATAATGATGGCACTTGTATTGTAGCGGGTTTGCACTTCATTGATCAGCTCGTTGATCTCAGTGCTGGTAACAGGATCCAGGCCGGAAGTCGGCTCGTCGTAAAGCATAATTTCCGGCTTCAATATCAGCGTGCGGGCGATGCCAATCCGTTTGCGCTGGCCACCCGAGAGGCCTGAGGGCATTTGGTTATGCTTGTCGGCCAGGCTTACTGCTTCCAGGGCTTCCATCACAGCGTCATCCACCTGCTTTTTTGTTAGCTTTCTAAAATTCATTGTTAAAGGGAAAGCCAGGTTCTGATACACGTTCATGCTATCATACAAGGCACTATTTTGAAACGAAAACCCTATCCGCAACCTTAGGGCGTCGAGCTCCCTGGCCGGCAAATCGGCCACTTCCTCTCCAAGCACTTTCACAAAACCGTTATCGGGTTTGAGCAAACCGACCAATATCTTAATCAGGACAGACTTTCCGGATCCAGACTTCCCCAGTACAGCCATGTTTTCGCCTTTCATAACTGTTAAATCAATTCCTTTTAACACATCCAAATCACCAAATGACTTGGACAGTCCCTGGATGGCTATCACTGGTTTGCTCGCTTGTACAAGGCTTTGTTTTGCGTCGTCCATCATGTCAGTAGTTTCTTATCCAGTTTGACACCTGCACTACCACCACCTCTTCGATAAACACCAGGAACATGGCCAGCACCACGGCCTGGTTGGCGGCCTTGCCCACACCACGGGTGCCCTGCGAAGCATGGAAGCCTTTATAACAGCCTACCATGCCTACCGTGAACCCAAAAATGAGTGCCTTGACCACTGACGCAAATATGTCGAGGAAGGAGATGGTGGAGAAGGCACTTTTGAAGTAGCTGATAAAGCCAGTGGCCTCTTCAGCGTGCACATTCACGTAAGAGCCTAGCAAGCCCACTGTGATGCAGTAAAAGGACAAAACAGGGATGGTAATGAGGGTGGCACACACCCTGGTGACGACAAGGAACTTGAATGGGTTGATGGCCGACACTTCCATGGCGTCGATTTGCTCGGTTACTTTCATTGAACCGAGCTCAGCACCTATGCTTGACCCCACCTTACCGGCACAAATCAGGGCAGTTACCAGTGGCCCGAGCGCTCTTACAATGGCAATGCCCATTAGCGACGGCAGCCAGGAAGCTGCTCCAAAGTCTTCCAACGATGGTCGTGACTGCTTGGTGAACACAACGCCGATAATAAACCCGGTGAGGGTGATAAGGGGTAGCGACTTTAGCCCGATTTCGAAGCACTGATGGATTACTTCCCTGAAGTAAAACGGTGGTTTTAACAGTTCTCGCCAAAAGCGCCCTATAAACTTGACAGCACTGGCAACACCTGTGAAATAGTCGTCTATTCCTTGGGAGAATATGTATTTTTTGGGGCTTCGATCTGCCATGTAATGAACCGGCCAAGTGGTTGTGATTGTGAGAAAAACAGGCCACAATTCTGTCTCAAAAGTAAGCCTGACAATGCCTTTGGATTGTTACAGCGAAAAAGAAAAGAATTACATATTTCACAGTAGCACAAGAACGGGTCACTTCCAAAAAACAGTGATTTATATAAAGTTAGTCTGTTGTTGTATAACAGTCCTACCAGTCATTCTCATCAGCTTTGTGACAGGAAAAAAGCCATCGTCTACGGCAAACCTTTAAATATTGAGCCAATATGAAACCAGCTTCGGACAACAAACAAATTCAAACGCTATGAAGAGCTTTAAGAAAGACAATATCAGTAATAAAAATCATTCAGGAGCCCATGCTAACCTTCCGTTGAAGTTCCTGACTGCAACATCCATCATTGGGGACAAGGTGTTCAACAAGAATAACGAAGAACTGGGAGAAATTAAGGACGTGATGATTGACCTCGGCACTGGAAAGATAGAATACTTCGTCATAGAGATGGGTGGTTTCCTGGGCATCGGCGAAAAGTACTTTGCCGTCCCTTTCGCCTTCCTTGCAGTGGACCCAAAAAAACAAGCATTTGTCATCAATCAGGAAGCAGACACTCTCAAAAATGCACCTGGTTTTGACAATGAGCATTGGCCGGAAACCAATTCACACGACTTTGATGGCTATCAGAGTTACTGGGGCAGTTTCATGGGGGTAAACGTTGGTTACACGCCTTAAGCAAGAGCAGGCCAGCGCCTGGCCTCTATAGGTTATTTTAAGCAAAAAGGCTAAAGCCATCAGATCAAAGCTATCGAAAAGAACTGTCCAATGGAGAGCAAAAGAAAGCAAGTCAGCAGTAAGTATGAGGAAACGAACGGCCCCGTAGTGACTGTGGCTACCGATAGCGAGATGCAGCCAGCGGGTGACCTCCAGGGGGCAAAACAACTTTCCGGCACCAGTGTAACTGCCTTCGGCAAGGAGAACTTATTGACACAAGCCGGTGCCTATGGCAGCTTTACAGTAACCAGCGATATCACTCAATATACCAACGCTAAAATGTTTGCCCACATAGGCAAGCAAACAAAGTTGCTGACCCGGTTCTCGGATGAAGAAAATGAGGAAGACCACCTGGCTTCTAAAAAAATTCGTGGCGACTTCTCGATAAAATTTTACACGGAAGAGGGCGACTGGATTATGACAGGGAGAAATACGCCAGTGTTCTTTATCAAAAACCCTTTGAAGTTCTCGCAATTTATTCAAACACAGCAGGTCGATGTAGAAACCGACTGCAAGAGCCCCACCCTCATTTGGGACTACTGGAGTCAGAACCCTGAGAGCCTCCTTCAGGTGATGATACTGATGAGCGACCAGGGCATCCCCTACTCCTACCGGAACATGCATGGTTTTGGTTTAGAACCCTTCGCATTCATCAATAGAGCCAGGCAGCAGTTTTGGGTAAAGTTTCACTTCAAAACGATGCAAGAAATAACTGATTTTCGAGGCCAATTGGCTAGCGAAATGAATGGCGTTGACCCGGAACATGCACAGAAAGACCTTGAAGAGGCTATCAGGAGAAACAACTTCCCTAAATGGACTGTGGCTGTTCAGGTAATGACCGCAAAACAGGCCGACAGTTTCCAATGGGATCCCTTTGACCCGGCTAAGATTTGGAGCCACAGCGACTTTCCGCTTATTGATATCGGTGTGATAGAATTAAACGAAATTCCCGACGTGAGCCTGAGTACAGAAGAACAGGAAAGGCTTATCCATGCTAAAATTAATACGGGTGTTTCCAATCCTGGTGATCAGGCACCGGTTGAACATGTCAAACCCCTGATACAGCAGACACCAGTTGCGGCAGATGTCATTCCAGTTGAAAAGCAGCCCTGCCTGCTCTCAAATCAACCTCAAAGTGATTCTGTTGATTCAAATAAAAAAGGAAGCGACGTTCCCGAAAACAACCGACAGGAAGGATTTGACTACACAGATACCAACAATGTAGCGCCGGTAATAAGTGAGGGCGCTCTCCAATCACGTTCAATAGAACACTATGAGAATGATGAGGATTATTTTTCGCAATCTGGCGTATTGTATCGCAAAGTGATGAATGAAATTCAGAGAGAGCGCCTTGTGAATAACATTGTGGCTTCTATGAGTGGCATCTCCGGCGAGCGGAGGAATAAAATTATTCATTTGCAGCTGTGTCATTTTTTCCGTGTCGACAGTCAGCTTGGACAAAGACTCGCCGACGGCCTTGAATTTATCATTGACGAGAGGGAAATGGCCCACGCATAAAGTCACCGTTGGGTGCGTTACTTACATACAAGCAAACAAAAGCATTTGTCAAATGTGTGAAACATGTAAATGTATAGTGAGATTGTACAATACATCAGCGTCGTAACATTTACACCTTTGCTATCAGCAATATTTACTCTTTAAAGCGAAAGATCATGAACTCAGGAAAAATTTTAGTAGGCATACTAGCCAGTCTTGCGGCCGGCGCTGCCATAGGCGTATTGTTCGCTCCGGAAAAGGGCACATTGACCAGAAAGAAGATTTCGGACAAGAAAGACGAGTTTTCCAGCGAGCTGGAAGAGAAATTTAACTTACTGGTGACTGGCGTGACTGAAAAATACGATAAAGTAAGTAACGAAGTGAAGGCACTTGCCAAGGCCGGAACCGAAAAGACCGAACAGCTTTTAAAAGATGCGGCTGCCAACGGGGTCAAACTGTAGACACCTTTGATAACCCATCAGGGAAAAATTTCAGCGGCCATTGGCTAAATAGCAGTGGCCCATTTTTCTCCCCTTCAACACAGACTTACCAAGCAATGGAAACCGTTAATAACTCCTTCGAATCGTTGTTTCAAAAACTTGAGGCATATGGTAAGACCACCATTCAGCTCTCAAAGCTAAAGTCTCTTGAAATGTCTACGGTATTGGCCTCGTCTCTGATTTCCCGGCTGGCCGTAATCCTCGTGCTTTCCACTTCCACACTTGTTCTAAGTATAGGAGTGGCGTTGTGGCTGGGTGAGCTTTTGGGGAGAATTTACTATGGCTTTTTTGTTGTGGCAGGCTTTTACCTTTTGGCTGGCATCATCTTCCACCTCTATCTTCATCAATGGATCAAAAGGCCAGTCAGCAACCTGATAATTAAACAAGCACTTCAATGAGCAGCCCGAATCTAAAAATAGATTCTCCAGAAAGGCTCAGGTCTGCTATTCTTCAATTGCAGCAAGACCAGTTGCTCGAAGGTGGAGTGTTGAAAAAGCAGTTCACGCTGACATTTGAGAGCCTAAAACCACTTAACTTAATCAAAGGAGCTTTAGGCGACATCGCACAATCTATGGGTATAAGCTCGTTTCTCGCTCATAACAAGTCAGCAGATGCAGGTGATGACGAGCCAGCATCGCTGACGGCACAGCCTCCCCCCAGCTCTGTAAAAACGATTGTAGGCTCCCTTGTACTTCTAGGCATCTCGGGTGCTGTTGCAAAAAACAGTCTCCTGCTGAAATCGCTTGGCCGTGGGCTTGCCCATCTGCTCCGAAGTCGGCAAGCCAAAAAGCTGAAGGCTCTTCCTGAACACATTAGCAGTTAAATAATACAATACCAACCTCTCCAATGGATCTCAATGTAAAATTGCCTTCCTACGTAAAAGTGGCGATGCTACTCGTAGGTCTTTATTTAGTGGTGAGCATACTGTCCATTATCAGGCCCATCATTCTACCCGTTATCTACGCAGTACTCATATCCATATTGGTAAGCCCTGCCGTTCATTTTTTGGTCAGGAAGAAAATTAACCGAACTTTTTCTGTCGCCGTGGTTTTGCTGATCACCATTTTGCTCATCGGAGGGTTGCTCTTTTGGATTTCCCTGCAGCTTAACAAATTTGGAGAATCGTGGCCGCAATTAACAAGCAAATTTCAACAGCTCACCAACGACTCAGTGAAGTGGACCTCAGGTTATTTTTCAATCAGCACCCGGGATATAAATGCCTGGATTTCGGATGGCAAGAGCGATCTTATTGACAACAGCGGGGCAGCCATCGGCACCACCATTGTCACCATGGGAGGTATCCTTGCAGTAGTGCTCCTCACACCTGTTTACACCTTTATGATATTGAATTATGAACCTCATCTGGTGGAATTCATTCACAGGCTCTTCGGTATCATTCACGACAAAAACGTAAGCGAAATCCTTATAGAAGTGAAATCCATCATTCGCAGATACCTGGTGGGGCTTTCTGCTGAGTTCATGATCATTGTCGTGTTAAACGCCTTGGGCTTGTTTATCCTTGGCATAGATTACCCGATATTACTTGGCATCGTCGGCGCATTGCTGAACATTATACCTTATATAGGGGGGCTTGTTGGTGTGGCCATATTTATGCTTGTTGCATTTGCCACCAAGTCACCTGTTTATGTGGTGTATGTAGTAGGGCTTTACGCTTTGATCCAGTTTGTCGACAACAATTATATTATTCCTAAAGTAATTGGCGGGCAGGTGAAACTCAACCCTCTTATCTGTATCATTGCCGTTATTGTGGGAGCGGCTTTGTGGGGCATTCCAGGCATGTTTCTTTCTATTCCATTTGCAGCCATTCTCAAGCTGACCTTCGACCGGATAGATTCCCTCCGGCCCTGGGGATTCCTTATGGGTGATACCACGCCACTGCCGCCCGAGGTAGTGCCAAAAACAGATTGAGGTGAGGAAAATAGCTTAATATATGTTTCCCTTGATGGCTTACCCTGACTCGAAGAGCAACATTCTTCCCTATTTGATCACGCTCATTTCATGGTCGTAGCTTCCCGCCTGAAGATCGCACCATTCCCATCCATCATCTTTGATAAGCGACAATAATAACCTACGCCTGGTCGTCAGTTTCTCATACTCTAAATCTATAGGTGCGCTGTGACTCACCTTAATTCCGTTTTTTTCTAAGGCAGAAAGTGAGTTTAACGGTGGTGTTTCTTCACCTGGCACTACAAAGGTGGCAGGTAGCGTTACAAGATAACTTGAAATGGCTTTTCTTATCCCATTGAGCACACTGCGAGATGGCCGTAGTTCCACTGGTATGCTAAACAGAAGGGCTGTAAGTACCTCATCCAGGTTGGTGATATTGAGCACAAAAGCTTCCTTTCTGTCAGAAGAGTGAAAATAGTGCAGCACCGAATAAGCTTTGTGATTTTGGGCGTGTAAAATTATTGATTCGGTTAGACTCATAAAGGGTTGTTCCAACTCTTTAAAGTCCTTCCCATTCCAATGATTTAACAGAATTTCTTCCACAGAACAGCCGAGGGTTGTAATATAGACGCTTATTTTCCTTTTCACTATTTCAGCTGAAACCACCGGAATGAAATAAGTAATAGCAATGGAGATTTGAATCAGGCCAACAAACGAAAGAACTGCGGTGACTAAATCCCAAAAAGGTGAAACAGGCTCCATGTCGCCCAATCCCAAATTAGACAGCGTGTAACCTGCATAAAATATTTTGTTAATAATTGTGGTAGACGAATTTGTCTCAACATTCATCAAGGATTCGGGCTGACTGATAAACAAAAGGCTAGTCGAAAACCAAATCATAAACAACCAATTGATGAGAATTGAAATCAATATGATTGCTCCACCAAGTTCTAAATATTTTCCACTGCCCACTCTTTTGTTAATGGCCAGCATCACTCTCCAAATGGCCTTAGATAAGCGTTTGGTAATAAACCCTGCCCCACGCACCGACAACGACGTTACGGTTAAATCAGTAGCGGCAACTAAGAGCAGAATAATGCCCAGGATAAATACAAAATAGTTCATGGTGTTGCTGTTAGGCTAGCGAAATGAAATGCTATCGGCGTTAGGTATCTACTGATCTTTGTTGCAAGCGTAACTGGAAAAAAACAAACTCAGCATGACTAATAGTGCCTTAGACTTGCAAACTCTGGAGCGCCTGCCGCAAGATTGAGCAAGTCGCCACTGCGACTATTGAGCTAAAAAATACTGATGCCTACATCCTTTCCATATACCAGCTCAATTGTCTTTCTACCTTTTTGAGTTGCATGATACCGGTGATGATCTTCTGCATGCGTATAAAGGCCGTTTCGCTTTTTACTACGTAGTCAAATGCCTTGTGGTGCATGCAGTTTATCGCCACTTCAATTTTATCCTGCGAAGACAGCATAAGCACAGGGATATCGGGATTTGATGCCTTAATTTTGTCCAGGGTCTTCACTCCGTTCATGGCATTTTTATCAATTCCATCCAGGTGATAATCTAAAACAATTACATCAGGTGCATTTGCCAGGTTTTCAAGGCAGCGTTCGCCCGTCGCATAGGTTTCCACTATGAAACTGCCCGTGTTCATGAACTCTATTTCCAGTGACTTCAGGAACACAG contains:
- a CDS encoding sll1863 family stress response protein; the protein is MKKSFIQFTAAALLFAVAISSCESPSSRAEKVEEAKEDLTQAKKDLDKATKEYLADVEKYRADAAAKVTANEKSIAGFKARIATEKEEVRADYEKKIDALEEKNSDMKKAMDDYKIEGKEKWESFKTEFSRDMDELGKAFRDLTVKNVK
- a CDS encoding lmo0937 family membrane protein is translated as MGNLLYIIAVILLIAWAVGYIGYSTGGIIHVLLVIALIAVIFRVIRGRGI
- a CDS encoding MlaD family protein encodes the protein MSDTSNKRAVIVGLFVFLGLAFLITGILMVGNLHGTFKKKMKIVTFFDDVNGLQNGNNVWFSGVKVGTVSNLRFFGKSQVEVVVNLEVKAQEYIRKDAMIKISTDGLIGNKILVIYGGTQRVGEVQEGDTLQVEKTFSSEDMINMLQENNKNVLAITSDFKAMSKALADGQGSIGKLLGETALYDNLNATVLALKQAATNAQKLTNTMNQFGANLNKEGTLAHELTTDTVIINSLRSSVAGLKQVTDTAVVFMTNLREASSNPKSPVGVLLHDEAAGAHLKETMKNLESSSFKLDEDLEAAQHNFLLRGFFKKREKAEKKAMAEEKGS
- a CDS encoding ABC transporter ATP-binding protein, which encodes MMDDAKQSLVQASKPVIAIQGLSKSFGDLDVLKGIDLTVMKGENMAVLGKSGSGKSVLIKILVGLLKPDNGFVKVLGEEVADLPARELDALRLRIGFSFQNSALYDSMNVYQNLAFPLTMNFRKLTKKQVDDAVMEALEAVSLADKHNQMPSGLSGGQRKRIGIARTLILKPEIMLYDEPTSGLDPVTSTEINELINEVQTRYNTSAIIITHDLTCAKNTSHRVAMLLDGKFSKVGKFEEVFDSDDEQIRSFYNYNFIS
- a CDS encoding MlaE family ABC transporter permease; protein product: MADRSPKKYIFSQGIDDYFTGVASAVKFIGRFWRELLKPPFYFREVIHQCFEIGLKSLPLITLTGFIIGVVFTKQSRPSLEDFGAASWLPSLMGIAIVRALGPLVTALICAGKVGSSIGAELGSMKVTEQIDAMEVSAINPFKFLVVTRVCATLITIPVLSFYCITVGLLGSYVNVHAEEATGFISYFKSAFSTISFLDIFASVVKALIFGFTVGMVGCYKGFHASQGTRGVGKAANQAVVLAMFLVFIEEVVVVQVSNWIRNY
- a CDS encoding PRC-barrel domain-containing protein — its product is MKSFKKDNISNKNHSGAHANLPLKFLTATSIIGDKVFNKNNEELGEIKDVMIDLGTGKIEYFVIEMGGFLGIGEKYFAVPFAFLAVDPKKQAFVINQEADTLKNAPGFDNEHWPETNSHDFDGYQSYWGSFMGVNVGYTP
- a CDS encoding catalase, which codes for MESKRKQVSSKYEETNGPVVTVATDSEMQPAGDLQGAKQLSGTSVTAFGKENLLTQAGAYGSFTVTSDITQYTNAKMFAHIGKQTKLLTRFSDEENEEDHLASKKIRGDFSIKFYTEEGDWIMTGRNTPVFFIKNPLKFSQFIQTQQVDVETDCKSPTLIWDYWSQNPESLLQVMILMSDQGIPYSYRNMHGFGLEPFAFINRARQQFWVKFHFKTMQEITDFRGQLASEMNGVDPEHAQKDLEEAIRRNNFPKWTVAVQVMTAKQADSFQWDPFDPAKIWSHSDFPLIDIGVIELNEIPDVSLSTEEQERLIHAKINTGVSNPGDQAPVEHVKPLIQQTPVAADVIPVEKQPCLLSNQPQSDSVDSNKKGSDVPENNRQEGFDYTDTNNVAPVISEGALQSRSIEHYENDEDYFSQSGVLYRKVMNEIQRERLVNNIVASMSGISGERRNKIIHLQLCHFFRVDSQLGQRLADGLEFIIDEREMAHA
- a CDS encoding YtxH domain-containing protein yields the protein MNSGKILVGILASLAAGAAIGVLFAPEKGTLTRKKISDKKDEFSSELEEKFNLLVTGVTEKYDKVSNEVKALAKAGTEKTEQLLKDAAANGVKL
- a CDS encoding AI-2E family transporter; this encodes MDLNVKLPSYVKVAMLLVGLYLVVSILSIIRPIILPVIYAVLISILVSPAVHFLVRKKINRTFSVAVVLLITILLIGGLLFWISLQLNKFGESWPQLTSKFQQLTNDSVKWTSGYFSISTRDINAWISDGKSDLIDNSGAAIGTTIVTMGGILAVVLLTPVYTFMILNYEPHLVEFIHRLFGIIHDKNVSEILIEVKSIIRRYLVGLSAEFMIIVVLNALGLFILGIDYPILLGIVGALLNIIPYIGGLVGVAIFMLVAFATKSPVYVVYVVGLYALIQFVDNNYIIPKVIGGQVKLNPLICIIAVIVGAALWGIPGMFLSIPFAAILKLTFDRIDSLRPWGFLMGDTTPLPPEVVPKTD
- a CDS encoding ion channel; this translates as MNYFVFILGIILLLVAATDLTVTSLSVRGAGFITKRLSKAIWRVMLAINKRVGSGKYLELGGAIILISILINWLFMIWFSTSLLFISQPESLMNVETNSSTTIINKIFYAGYTLSNLGLGDMEPVSPFWDLVTAVLSFVGLIQISIAITYFIPVVSAEIVKRKISVYITTLGCSVEEILLNHWNGKDFKELEQPFMSLTESIILHAQNHKAYSVLHYFHSSDRKEAFVLNITNLDEVLTALLFSIPVELRPSRSVLNGIRKAISSYLVTLPATFVVPGEETPPLNSLSALEKNGIKVSHSAPIDLEYEKLTTRRRLLLSLIKDDGWEWCDLQAGSYDHEMSVIK
- a CDS encoding response regulator, which codes for MKTEKRIKVFLVDDDAVFLKSLEIEFMNTGSFIVETYATGERCLENLANAPDVIVLDYHLDGIDKNAMNGVKTLDKIKASNPDIPVLMLSSQDKIEVAINCMHHKAFDYVVKSETAFIRMQKIITGIMQLKKVERQLSWYMERM